In Salinigranum marinum, one DNA window encodes the following:
- a CDS encoding NAD(P)-dependent alcohol dehydrogenase, whose translation MQIQAAVVEEEGGAFEIQTLELDEEPRSDEVLVRVVSAGVCHTDLSTAENFYGTPFPMVLGHEGAGVVEAVGDDVTDVEVGDHVAMSYDFCGECRNCLSGRIPYCENLYEHNFLGGRTEDGSSPLSRDGERINGVYFSQSSWATHSIANERNVVKVDPEIPLEIVGPLGCGIQTGAGAVMNALEPEAGSSVAVFGVGSVGISSVMAAAHVTGCTDVIAVDLNDDRLAKAAELGATHTINPEEEEPVDAIHEITGGGADYSLETTAVPEVLRQAVECTRIPGECGLIGAAPAGTEVSLDMHTFHFGHKLRGIIEGDAVPELFIPTLLDLWQQGRFPFDEIVTKYEFGELHEAIEDAEEGTTIKPVLQMDSP comes from the coding sequence ATGCAAATTCAAGCAGCGGTCGTCGAGGAGGAGGGTGGAGCGTTCGAGATACAGACGCTCGAACTGGACGAGGAACCGCGTTCGGACGAGGTACTCGTCCGGGTCGTCAGCGCCGGGGTCTGTCACACGGATCTCTCGACGGCGGAGAACTTCTACGGGACGCCGTTCCCGATGGTGCTCGGACACGAGGGGGCAGGTGTCGTCGAGGCGGTGGGCGACGACGTGACGGACGTCGAGGTGGGTGACCACGTCGCGATGAGCTACGACTTCTGCGGCGAGTGTCGCAACTGCCTCAGCGGGCGGATCCCGTACTGCGAGAACCTCTACGAACACAACTTCCTCGGAGGACGCACCGAGGACGGATCCAGTCCGCTCTCGCGCGACGGCGAGCGGATCAACGGAGTGTACTTCTCGCAGTCGTCGTGGGCGACACACTCGATCGCCAACGAACGGAACGTCGTGAAGGTCGACCCGGAGATCCCACTCGAGATCGTCGGGCCGCTCGGCTGTGGCATCCAGACCGGGGCGGGCGCGGTGATGAACGCCCTCGAACCGGAGGCGGGCTCGTCCGTCGCCGTCTTCGGCGTCGGCTCGGTCGGGATCAGTTCCGTGATGGCGGCCGCACACGTCACCGGCTGTACGGACGTCATCGCCGTCGACCTGAACGACGACCGGCTGGCGAAGGCCGCGGAGCTCGGTGCCACACACACGATCAACCCCGAGGAGGAGGAACCGGTCGACGCGATCCACGAGATCACCGGCGGCGGTGCCGACTACTCGTTGGAGACGACCGCCGTCCCCGAGGTCCTCCGGCAGGCCGTCGAGTGTACGCGGATCCCCGGCGAGTGCGGGCTGATCGGCGCGGCACCGGCCGGCACGGAAGTCAGCCTCGACATGCACACGTTCCACTTCGGCCACAAGCTCAGGGGGATCATCGAGGGCGACGCGGTTCCCGAACTGTTCATCCCGACGCTGCTCGACCTCTGGCAGCAGGGCCGGTTCCCCTTCGACGAGATCGTCACGAAGTACGAGTTCGGCGAGCTCCACGAGGCGATCGAAGACGCCGAGGAGGGGACCACGATCAAACCGGTGTTGCAGATGGACAGTCCGTGA
- a CDS encoding acetyl-CoA hydrolase/transferase C-terminal domain-containing protein, with amino-acid sequence MTDGSRLVGDLPVVSADTAADHVGDTDTLVVSGFGSVGNPKAVPEALAASGRDLALTVVSGGSAGEQIDGDLVEAGAIARRYPFQGHAASRTAINERTIAFHDTHISRLGEQVELGGFVDADTAVVEAVAAGPGWLIPSTSIGHTPAYVAAADQVIVEVNHGQPRELAALHDVFRPGLPPDREPIDLSGPGDRIGDARIRFSPEKLVAVVETTAPDTPYSFREPTAADRTIAANFRRFLEEECERNPALETTIRLQFGVGSMGNALMGALSSFDADGRRLDYFGEVIQDGLLDLVDDGTLDAASATSLALSTEGQERLFADTERYSDGVVLRPASVSNRAELIDRFGVVAVNSAVEVDLYGNANSTHVGGTELLNGIGGSGDFNRNGLFSITALPSTAADGDVSRVVPAVSHVDQTEHDVSVVVTEHGVADLRGLSPVERAERLIERCAHPDYRDRLRSYLDHATKRDGHVPHDLTVAYDWMDQ; translated from the coding sequence ATGACCGACGGCTCCCGCCTCGTCGGCGACCTCCCGGTCGTCTCGGCCGACACCGCGGCGGACCACGTCGGCGACACCGACACGCTCGTCGTGAGCGGGTTCGGGAGCGTCGGCAACCCCAAAGCCGTGCCGGAAGCGCTCGCCGCGAGCGGACGGGACCTCGCGTTGACCGTCGTCTCGGGGGGCAGTGCCGGCGAACAGATCGACGGGGATCTGGTCGAGGCCGGCGCGATCGCCCGGCGCTACCCGTTCCAGGGGCACGCGGCGTCGCGGACGGCGATCAACGAACGCACCATCGCCTTTCACGACACCCACATCTCGCGGCTCGGCGAACAGGTCGAACTCGGCGGGTTCGTCGACGCCGACACCGCGGTCGTCGAGGCGGTCGCGGCCGGCCCCGGCTGGCTGATCCCCTCGACGTCGATCGGCCACACGCCGGCGTACGTCGCGGCCGCGGACCAGGTCATCGTCGAGGTGAACCACGGCCAGCCGCGCGAGCTCGCGGCGCTCCACGACGTCTTTCGTCCCGGTCTGCCGCCGGATCGAGAGCCGATCGATCTGTCGGGCCCGGGCGACCGGATCGGGGACGCCCGGATCCGGTTCTCCCCGGAAAAGCTCGTCGCGGTCGTCGAGACCACCGCTCCGGACACGCCGTACAGTTTTCGGGAACCGACCGCAGCGGACCGGACCATCGCCGCCAACTTCCGCCGCTTCCTCGAAGAAGAGTGCGAGCGCAACCCGGCGCTGGAGACGACCATCCGCCTCCAGTTCGGCGTCGGAAGCATGGGCAACGCGCTGATGGGTGCGCTATCGTCGTTCGACGCCGACGGCCGACGGCTCGACTACTTCGGGGAGGTCATCCAGGACGGCCTCCTCGACCTCGTCGACGACGGCACGCTCGACGCCGCGAGCGCCACGTCGCTGGCGCTGTCGACGGAGGGCCAAGAGCGGCTGTTCGCGGACACGGAACGGTACAGCGACGGCGTCGTGCTCCGGCCCGCCAGCGTCTCGAACCGTGCGGAACTGATCGACCGGTTCGGCGTCGTCGCGGTCAACAGCGCCGTCGAGGTCGACCTCTACGGCAACGCGAACTCGACGCACGTCGGCGGGACCGAACTGCTGAACGGGATCGGCGGCAGCGGCGACTTCAACCGCAACGGACTGTTCTCGATCACGGCGCTTCCCTCGACCGCCGCCGACGGCGACGTCTCCCGGGTGGTGCCCGCGGTCTCCCACGTTGACCAGACCGAACACGACGTGTCGGTCGTGGTGACGGAACACGGCGTCGCGGACCTCCGCGGGCTGAGCCCCGTCGAGCGGGCGGAGCGCCTCATCGAACGGTGTGCGCATCCCGACTACCGCGACCGGCTCCGGTCGTATCTCGACCACGCGACCAAGCGGGACGGACACGTGCCACACGACCTCACTGTCGCGTACGATTGGATGGATCAGTGA
- a CDS encoding zinc-binding dehydrogenase, which yields MTTSGKLVYLEAPERLSIKEFPLPTPETGAVLTEVERANVCGSELHIWQGYHPQVKEGVLGHEALCRVAELGDGVETDYAGQPIAEGDLIAPVYYLTCQRCAACQRGQFNLCENAYEYWSKPPEEPPHFHGTFASHYYIHPEQYFYKVPDGLPPNVAAGANCALSQVLFGIDEVGVSQGDTVVVQGAGGLGLNSVAVANERGAETIVIEGVDGRLDRAAAFGADHLIDFREYDTVEARVERVHELTDGEGADVGIEVAGVPSAFAEGVQLVRNGGQYLEMGNLNPGHTTEFDPGRFTRSGVTIHAVVRYHPWYLRKALSFLDDHVDDYPYDDLIDAHYDLVDVEEALHASEDRTVTRATLLPDHSH from the coding sequence ATGACAACCAGTGGCAAACTCGTCTATCTCGAAGCGCCGGAACGCCTCTCGATCAAGGAGTTCCCGCTTCCGACGCCTGAGACCGGAGCCGTCCTCACGGAAGTCGAGCGGGCTAACGTCTGCGGCTCCGAACTCCATATCTGGCAGGGCTACCACCCCCAGGTCAAAGAGGGAGTGCTCGGTCACGAAGCGCTCTGTCGCGTCGCCGAACTGGGCGACGGCGTCGAGACCGACTACGCCGGCCAACCGATCGCCGAGGGCGACCTCATCGCGCCGGTGTACTACCTGACCTGTCAGCGCTGTGCGGCCTGCCAGCGCGGGCAGTTCAACCTCTGTGAGAACGCCTACGAGTACTGGTCGAAGCCGCCGGAAGAGCCCCCGCACTTCCACGGGACGTTCGCCAGCCACTACTACATCCACCCCGAGCAGTACTTCTACAAGGTGCCCGACGGCCTCCCGCCGAACGTCGCCGCCGGCGCGAACTGCGCCCTCTCGCAGGTGCTGTTCGGGATCGACGAGGTCGGCGTCTCCCAGGGCGACACGGTCGTCGTCCAGGGTGCGGGCGGTCTCGGACTCAACTCGGTCGCCGTCGCGAACGAACGCGGGGCCGAGACGATCGTCATCGAGGGGGTCGACGGACGCCTCGATCGGGCGGCGGCGTTCGGTGCCGATCACCTGATCGACTTCCGCGAGTACGACACCGTCGAGGCGCGGGTCGAGCGTGTGCACGAACTCACCGACGGGGAGGGCGCGGACGTCGGCATCGAGGTCGCGGGCGTTCCGTCGGCGTTCGCCGAAGGCGTCCAGCTGGTCAGAAACGGCGGCCAGTACCTGGAGATGGGGAACCTCAACCCGGGTCACACGACCGAGTTCGACCCCGGACGGTTCACCCGTAGCGGGGTCACGATCCACGCCGTCGTCCGCTACCACCCCTGGTACCTCCGCAAGGCGCTGTCGTTCCTCGACGACCACGTGGACGACTACCCGTACGACGACCTCATCGACGCACACTACGACCTGGTCGACGTCGAGGAGGCGCTCCACGCCTCGGAGGATCGAACTGTCACCCGTGCCACGCTACTCCCGGACCACAGCCACTGA
- a CDS encoding IclR family transcriptional regulator yields MSSRSNGGGIRSDVKLLSIIEELAELHRAGVTTLSDRLDMPKSTVHAHLQTLHDEEYVVNEDGQYRLGLKHLYLGTVVRDRIPGYRFIKEKVDELAQTTGERAQFIVEDHGHGVYVYRAVGPNAVETDSGTGNRVPLNAISAGKAILAFMPRERVEAILSDVGLPDRTDNTITDADEFWRVLEEIRADGYAHNYEESTAGLRAVGVPVLKPDEEVIGAISVSGPSNRLRGERIEQEIPNEILGVVNEIELNIRFS; encoded by the coding sequence ATGTCGTCACGAAGCAACGGCGGGGGGATCCGTTCCGACGTGAAGTTGCTGTCGATCATCGAAGAGCTCGCCGAGCTCCACAGAGCGGGGGTGACGACGCTGTCGGACCGGCTCGACATGCCGAAGAGCACGGTGCACGCGCATCTGCAGACCTTACACGACGAGGAGTACGTCGTGAACGAGGACGGCCAGTACCGGCTCGGACTGAAGCACCTCTACTTGGGGACGGTGGTCAGGGATCGGATCCCCGGCTACCGATTCATCAAGGAGAAGGTGGACGAACTGGCCCAGACGACGGGCGAACGGGCCCAGTTCATCGTTGAGGACCACGGGCACGGCGTCTACGTCTACCGGGCGGTGGGGCCGAACGCCGTCGAGACCGACTCGGGGACCGGTAACCGCGTCCCGCTCAACGCGATCTCGGCCGGCAAGGCCATCCTCGCGTTCATGCCGCGCGAGCGTGTCGAAGCGATCCTCTCCGACGTCGGGCTCCCGGATCGGACGGACAACACGATCACCGACGCGGACGAGTTCTGGCGGGTGCTCGAAGAGATCAGAGCCGACGGCTACGCCCACAACTACGAGGAGAGCACGGCCGGGCTCCGAGCCGTCGGCGTCCCCGTGCTGAAACCCGACGAGGAGGTGATCGGCGCGATCAGCGTCAGCGGCCCCTCCAACCGGCTCAGGGGTGAGCGGATCGAGCAGGAGATCCCGAACGAGATCCTGGGCGTCGTCAACGAGATCGAACTCAACATCCGGTTCTCGTGA
- a CDS encoding heme-binding protein, producing MRTREKFVLGIGGLAALWIGWGAYVARKTERVPFETLAEFDGVEIRQYHRAILAETTAPDQRTAFRRLFGYITGANEAAEEIAMTTPVATRGDSLSMTAPVRMVDVRGETVSTIAPDRSEHDGEGVTMSFYLPSDTTLETAPTPTDPEVRLVLEPPRIVAVRRFSWYATERRVDAERERLLERLADRGIDVRGIPVLLQYDDPWTPPFMRTNEIEVPIGEAQVEA from the coding sequence ATGAGAACGCGAGAGAAGTTCGTGCTCGGGATCGGTGGGCTCGCGGCGCTGTGGATCGGGTGGGGAGCGTACGTCGCGCGGAAGACGGAGCGCGTGCCGTTCGAGACCCTCGCGGAGTTCGACGGGGTCGAGATCCGTCAGTACCACCGGGCGATACTCGCCGAAACGACGGCACCCGACCAGCGGACGGCGTTCCGGCGGCTCTTCGGCTACATCACCGGGGCCAACGAGGCGGCCGAGGAGATCGCGATGACGACACCCGTCGCGACCCGCGGCGACTCGCTCTCCATGACCGCTCCCGTCAGGATGGTCGACGTCCGCGGGGAAACCGTCTCCACGATCGCCCCCGATCGGTCGGAACACGACGGGGAGGGCGTGACGATGTCGTTTTACCTGCCCTCCGACACCACCCTGGAGACCGCACCGACGCCGACCGACCCCGAGGTTCGGCTCGTGCTCGAACCGCCGCGGATCGTCGCAGTTCGGCGGTTCTCCTGGTACGCGACGGAGCGGCGGGTCGACGCCGAACGGGAGCGCCTGCTCGAACGGCTCGCGGATCGGGGCATCGACGTGCGGGGCATTCCCGTGCTCCTCCAGTACGACGACCCGTGGACGCCGCCGTTCATGCGGACGAACGAGATCGAAGTGCCGATCGGCGAGGCGCAGGTCGAGGCCTGA
- a CDS encoding NAD(P)/FAD-dependent oxidoreductase — MADVLIVGGGPAGLSAALFTAKNGLDAAVFDTDGTWMHKAHLFNYPGIGSVDGSNFMATLRDQVDDFGVERHQAEVTAVDATDDGFTVTTDDGDHTADYVVLATGANRDLAEGLGCALTDEGIVEVDVTMETSVENAYATGAMVRAEEWQAVISAGDGAAAALNVLTKEKGEHFHDFDTPATAEEVLGSLVDEA; from the coding sequence ATGGCAGACGTACTCATCGTCGGCGGCGGCCCCGCCGGCCTCAGCGCCGCACTGTTCACCGCGAAGAACGGCCTCGACGCGGCGGTCTTCGACACGGACGGGACGTGGATGCACAAGGCTCATCTGTTCAACTACCCGGGAATCGGCTCCGTCGACGGGTCGAACTTCATGGCGACCCTCCGCGACCAAGTCGACGATTTCGGCGTCGAGCGCCACCAGGCAGAGGTGACGGCGGTCGACGCGACCGACGACGGCTTCACTGTGACGACCGACGACGGCGACCACACCGCCGACTACGTCGTCCTCGCCACCGGCGCGAACCGTGACCTCGCCGAGGGGCTCGGCTGTGCGCTCACCGACGAGGGCATCGTCGAGGTCGACGTGACGATGGAGACCTCGGTCGAGAACGCCTACGCCACCGGCGCGATGGTCCGCGCGGAGGAGTGGCAGGCCGTCATCTCCGCCGGCGACGGGGCCGCGGCGGCGCTCAACGTGCTCACGAAGGAGAAGGGCGAACACTTCCACGACTTCGACACGCCCGCGACCGCCGAGGAGGTCCTCGGCTCGCTCGTCGACGAGGCGTGA
- a CDS encoding M50 family metallopeptidase: protein MRGIRIGSAFGIPIRLDLTFLLVLPLFAWLIGSDVANLTGVINGLFGTAMAPEPLTVGSMQWILGSAAALGLFVGVLLHEFGHSLVAMRYGYEIESITLWLFGGVARFTEIPEDWKQEFTIAIAGPVVSVLIGVVSYLGFVALPLGDPVRFVLGYLALTNVALAVFNMLPGFPMDGGRVLRALLARNRPHARATQIAAEVGKVFAFLLGIFGLFANLFLVALAFFIYMGASSEAQQTVMKAAFQDVVVRDIMTPREELHVVDERTSVTDLMGRMFRERHTGYPVMDGDRLVGMVTLDDARGIREVERDAYRVDDVMSRELATITPDADAMEAIGTMQQRGVGRLPVVDDSGEFVGLVSRSDLVTAFNIIQSRGSLDSFAREPSFDVRT from the coding sequence ATGCGAGGAATCCGTATCGGGAGCGCGTTCGGTATCCCCATTCGTCTCGACCTCACCTTTCTCCTCGTGCTCCCGCTGTTCGCTTGGCTCATCGGCTCCGACGTGGCTAACCTCACCGGCGTCATCAACGGGCTGTTCGGCACCGCTATGGCGCCGGAACCGCTCACGGTGGGATCGATGCAGTGGATCCTGGGGAGTGCGGCCGCGCTCGGCCTCTTCGTCGGCGTGTTGCTCCACGAGTTCGGCCACTCGCTCGTCGCCATGCGCTACGGCTACGAGATCGAGTCGATCACGCTCTGGCTCTTCGGCGGCGTCGCTCGCTTCACCGAGATCCCCGAGGACTGGAAGCAGGAATTCACCATCGCCATCGCCGGCCCCGTCGTGAGCGTGCTCATCGGCGTCGTCTCCTACCTCGGCTTCGTCGCCCTTCCCCTCGGCGACCCCGTGCGGTTCGTCCTCGGCTACCTCGCGCTGACGAACGTCGCGCTCGCGGTGTTCAACATGCTCCCCGGCTTCCCGATGGACGGCGGCCGCGTCCTCCGCGCGCTCCTCGCCCGCAACCGCCCCCACGCCCGGGCGACGCAGATCGCCGCCGAGGTCGGTAAGGTGTTCGCGTTCCTGCTCGGGATCTTCGGCCTGTTCGCCAACCTCTTCCTCGTCGCGCTGGCCTTCTTCATCTACATGGGCGCGTCCAGCGAGGCCCAGCAGACGGTGATGAAAGCCGCGTTCCAGGACGTCGTCGTCCGCGACATCATGACCCCCCGCGAGGAACTCCACGTCGTCGACGAGCGCACCTCGGTCACCGACCTCATGGGCCGGATGTTCCGCGAGCGCCACACCGGCTACCCGGTGATGGACGGCGACCGACTCGTCGGCATGGTCACGCTCGACGACGCCCGCGGGATCAGAGAGGTCGAACGCGACGCCTACCGCGTCGACGACGTGATGTCGCGCGAACTCGCGACTATCACGCCCGACGCCGACGCCATGGAGGCCATCGGGACGATGCAACAGCGCGGCGTCGGGCGACTCCCGGTCGTCGACGATTCGGGCGAGTTCGTCGGGTTGGTCTCCCGGTCGGACCTCGTCACCGCGTTCAACATCATCCAGTCGCGCGGCTCGCTCGACTCGTTCGCCCGGGAGCCGTCGTTCGACGTGCGGACCTGA
- a CDS encoding cupin domain-containing protein → MTDTETEPLVRRATDVAYEDVGAADGMRKGVLVSDADGAPHFAIRRFTLAPGAEVPRHTNEVEHEQYVLDGEYTVGLDDEEFTVRAGDSLLIPAGTVHWYRNDGDEEGAFLCAVPNGDDSIELVDEG, encoded by the coding sequence ATGACCGACACCGAGACGGAACCGCTCGTCCGACGGGCGACCGACGTGGCGTACGAGGACGTCGGGGCCGCCGACGGGATGCGAAAGGGCGTGCTCGTCTCCGACGCCGACGGCGCGCCGCACTTCGCAATCCGGCGCTTCACGCTCGCGCCCGGTGCCGAGGTGCCGAGACACACGAACGAGGTCGAACACGAACAGTACGTGCTCGACGGCGAGTACACGGTCGGACTGGACGACGAGGAGTTCACGGTGCGGGCGGGTGACTCACTCCTCATTCCGGCCGGGACGGTCCACTGGTACCGCAACGACGGCGACGAGGAGGGTGCGTTCCTCTGTGCGGTGCCGAACGGCGACGATTCGATCGAACTGGTCGACGAGGGCTGA
- a CDS encoding MFS transporter: protein MFTIGGAGSSASKQTALVVGLVSGSQFVNHAFLVLLPPVLPILSADLGVSISLLGVAMGVQALVNTAFQLPFGYLADHYDRTIALGVSSVLGALGALITALASGFPELVAGQVVLGIGVAGHHAAHYPLLSDATTEDTRGRAFAVYNFGGSLGFATPPVVSTFVIAVVGLTWRHAIGLVAVVGLAYAVAVTAVFAWRVDDAITAPNVEASVTDTPLADRVRTQLRALVAAPGILAVAVLTLLSSTANWGVTSYAVVFLTDAYSLSLGVANVVLTGLFVVGAGSILFGGYLTDRFGGGRVLVVSFVGLTGLLGLVSAAVVPAVVAIGLFLLLGGVRSLASPARDQLTERLATRGTVAKSFAIVTIGIMLGNAIAPPVFGYLIQRVGVQTTFFAITGVALGATVVTLLVVVTFVGEPRPAPVTDG from the coding sequence GTGTTCACCATCGGCGGGGCGGGATCGTCCGCCTCGAAGCAGACAGCGCTCGTCGTCGGGCTCGTCAGCGGCTCGCAGTTCGTCAACCACGCGTTCCTCGTGCTCTTGCCGCCGGTGCTCCCGATCCTCTCGGCGGATCTCGGCGTCTCCATCTCGCTGTTGGGCGTGGCGATGGGCGTCCAGGCGCTGGTCAACACCGCCTTCCAACTCCCGTTCGGCTACTTGGCCGACCACTACGATCGGACGATCGCCCTCGGGGTCTCGTCGGTGCTCGGCGCGCTCGGCGCGCTGATCACGGCGCTTGCGTCCGGCTTTCCCGAACTGGTCGCCGGACAGGTCGTCCTCGGAATCGGCGTCGCCGGCCACCACGCCGCACACTACCCGCTCCTGTCGGACGCCACCACGGAGGACACCCGCGGCCGCGCGTTCGCGGTGTACAACTTCGGCGGCAGTCTGGGCTTCGCGACGCCACCGGTGGTCTCGACGTTCGTCATCGCGGTCGTGGGGCTCACCTGGCGTCACGCGATCGGCCTGGTGGCCGTGGTGGGACTCGCGTACGCGGTGGCGGTCACGGCCGTCTTCGCCTGGCGCGTCGACGACGCGATCACGGCACCGAACGTCGAGGCGTCAGTGACCGACACTCCGCTGGCAGACCGCGTCCGCACACAACTCCGGGCGCTCGTCGCGGCCCCCGGCATCCTCGCGGTGGCCGTCCTCACCCTGCTCTCTTCGACCGCCAACTGGGGCGTGACCTCCTACGCCGTCGTGTTCCTGACGGACGCCTACAGCCTGTCGCTGGGCGTCGCGAACGTGGTGTTGACCGGGCTGTTCGTCGTCGGCGCGGGCTCGATCCTCTTCGGCGGCTACCTCACTGATCGCTTCGGCGGCGGCCGCGTCCTCGTCGTCAGCTTCGTCGGCCTCACCGGCCTGCTCGGGCTCGTCTCCGCGGCGGTCGTCCCCGCGGTCGTCGCCATCGGGCTGTTCCTGCTCCTGGGTGGTGTCAGGAGCCTGGCCAGCCCCGCCCGAGACCAGTTGACGGAACGGTTGGCCACCCGCGGCACCGTCGCGAAGAGCTTCGCGATCGTCACGATCGGGATCATGCTCGGCAACGCGATCGCGCCGCCGGTGTTCGGCTACCTCATCCAGCGCGTCGGCGTGCAGACGACGTTCTTCGCGATCACTGGCGTCGCCCTCGGAGCGACCGTGGTCACGCTCCTCGTCGTGGTCACGTTCGTCGGCGAACCGAGGCCGGCCCCCGTGACCGACGGCTGA
- a CDS encoding DEAD/DEAH box helicase gives MSQQVGQVDTLFLHEVGENFLVVVQRDGSRVFRAILELKETSAGPRPAKFRIKRGSSEEPRDPGQFVELARRAARIRISQQTSKRARERLTEMLDGYQLDALTVRTCRYCASNGRYSPITGETAIKADRDYVCPDCARRELERELSYSGSITGAAKERLEELLLETGDLDKVTNLLAGGLNPELTKFDEVSATVEDVDPVPTSSLDLHPTLQSRVEGRFDTLLPVQSLSVENGLFEGRDQLVVSATATGKTLVGELAGIDRVLKGKGKLLFLVPLVALANQKHEDFADRYGDIVDVTIRVGASRISDSNAAFDPSADVIVGTYEGVDHALRTGRDLGDVGTVVIDEVHTLKEEQRGHRLDGMISRLKHYCERRVGKRGGYEGAQWIYLSATVGNPEWLARELEATLIEFEERPVPIERHVTFADGQEKARIIDKLVTREFDSESSKGYRGQTIVFTNSRRRCHELARKIGYDAAPYHAGLDYGRRKRVERMFGNQDLAAVVTTAALAAGVDFPASQVVFDSLAMGIEWLSVQEFEQMLGRAGRPDYHDRGTVYLLVEPDCTYHGSMEMTEDEVAFKLLKGEMEDVSTVYDEAAAAEETLANVIVAGKRAKRLNDRMLGDIDTTRSVGRLLEWEFIDGFEATPLGEAVCRHFLAPGDAFFLLDCIRNGLDPYETVAEMELREER, from the coding sequence GTGTCACAGCAGGTCGGGCAGGTCGACACGCTGTTCCTCCACGAGGTGGGCGAGAACTTCCTCGTGGTGGTCCAGCGCGACGGCAGTCGGGTGTTCCGCGCGATCCTCGAACTGAAGGAGACCTCCGCGGGGCCCCGCCCGGCGAAGTTCCGCATCAAGCGCGGGTCGTCGGAGGAGCCCCGCGACCCGGGGCAGTTCGTCGAACTCGCCCGACGCGCGGCCCGGATCCGGATCTCCCAGCAGACCTCCAAACGCGCCCGCGAGCGGCTGACGGAGATGCTCGACGGCTACCAGCTCGACGCGCTGACGGTCCGGACCTGCCGCTACTGTGCCTCGAACGGTCGGTACTCGCCCATCACGGGGGAGACCGCGATCAAGGCCGACCGCGACTACGTCTGTCCCGACTGCGCCCGCCGCGAACTCGAACGCGAACTCTCGTACTCGGGGTCGATCACCGGCGCGGCGAAAGAGCGGCTCGAAGAGCTCCTCCTCGAAACGGGGGATCTCGACAAGGTGACGAACCTCCTCGCCGGCGGGCTGAACCCCGAACTCACGAAGTTCGACGAGGTGTCGGCGACGGTCGAGGACGTCGACCCCGTCCCCACCTCGTCGCTCGACCTCCACCCGACGCTGCAGTCCCGCGTCGAAGGCCGGTTCGACACCCTGCTCCCCGTGCAGTCGCTGTCGGTCGAGAACGGCCTCTTCGAGGGACGGGACCAGCTGGTCGTGAGCGCGACGGCGACCGGAAAGACGCTCGTCGGCGAACTCGCGGGGATCGATAGGGTCCTGAAGGGGAAGGGTAAGCTCCTCTTTCTCGTTCCCTTGGTGGCGCTGGCCAACCAGAAACACGAGGACTTCGCGGACAGGTACGGCGACATCGTCGACGTGACCATCAGGGTGGGCGCGTCGCGTATCTCGGACTCGAACGCCGCGTTCGACCCCTCGGCGGACGTCATCGTCGGCACCTACGAGGGCGTCGACCACGCGCTCCGAACCGGGCGGGACCTCGGCGACGTCGGGACGGTCGTCATCGACGAGGTCCACACGCTCAAGGAAGAACAGCGCGGCCACCGCCTCGACGGGATGATCTCGCGGCTGAAACACTACTGCGAGCGACGGGTGGGGAAGCGAGGCGGGTACGAGGGTGCGCAGTGGATCTACCTCTCCGCGACGGTCGGCAACCCCGAGTGGCTGGCCCGCGAACTCGAAGCGACGCTCATCGAGTTCGAGGAGCGTCCGGTTCCGATCGAGCGGCACGTCACGTTCGCCGACGGCCAGGAGAAGGCACGCATCATCGACAAACTCGTCACGCGGGAGTTCGATAGCGAGTCCTCGAAGGGGTACCGCGGGCAGACGATCGTCTTCACCAACTCCCGGCGGCGGTGTCACGAACTCGCCCGCAAGATCGGCTACGACGCCGCGCCGTACCACGCGGGGCTGGACTACGGCCGCCGCAAGCGCGTCGAACGGATGTTCGGAAACCAGGACCTCGCAGCCGTCGTCACCACCGCCGCGCTCGCCGCCGGCGTCGACTTCCCCGCCTCGCAGGTCGTCTTCGACTCGCTGGCGATGGGGATCGAGTGGCTCTCCGTCCAGGAGTTCGAGCAGATGCTCGGCCGCGCCGGCCGACCCGATTACCACGACCGCGGGACGGTCTACCTCCTCGTCGAACCCGACTGCACCTACCACGGTTCGATGGAGATGACCGAGGACGAGGTCGCGTTCAAACTCCTGAAGGGGGAGATGGAGGACGTCTCGACTGTGTACGACGAGGCGGCGGCCGCCGAGGAGACGCTGGCGAACGTCATCGTCGCGGGCAAGCGCGCCAAACGGCTGAACGACCGCATGCTCGGCGACATCGACACGACGCGGTCGGTGGGCCGACTGCTCGAGTGGGAGTTCATCGACGGCTTCGAGGCGACACCACTGGGCGAGGCCGTCTGTCGGCACTTCCTCGCGCCGGGCGACGCGTTCTTTCTGTTGGACTGCATCCGCAACGGGCTCGATCCGTACGAGACCGTCGCCGAGATGGAGCTCCGCGAGGAGCGGTGA